One stretch of Epinephelus lanceolatus isolate andai-2023 chromosome 15, ASM4190304v1, whole genome shotgun sequence DNA includes these proteins:
- the cep170ba gene encoding centrosomal protein of 170 kDa protein B isoform X3, whose translation MSVTSWFLVSSSGTRHRLPREMIFVGRDDCELMLQSRSVDKQHAVINYDENRDEHMVKDLGSLNGTFVNDLRIPDQTYITLKLSDVIRFGYDAHVYILEKSQHKVPEEALKHEKYTSQLQLSIKALQAKAKEKQQLQSSEKSKGSALKLQDRAERKAQSLTAATDSPISKPTPLYGQPSWWGEDEDSANKNKNRGGRSPEQESPEPSKDLSRYEVNGSLSDSQAKSILSYRREPSYFEIPTKELQQRPAKKLESQVHEVPTKDTPDPTEGVSSGPTPPVVQSHASFTIEFDECTPGKMKIKDHVTKFSFRQMNKQSSTELVTAPTEVMSAESKVADWLVQSNATMMRRRSQAKDLYSTNSDPTLLKITKANQREDGTHSDSGDPAINGSDFLQSESQIGSQESPQPLRASPPQRFTSPDSEEPLSCSPPEPQSLSSLGKAEPHQAFVIEFFDNNSRKKRSQSFTNNTSPPEPSGLRVQLDKVRKSSSPTGERRAQSPASTTPPTQRYTVPLKGSTPSGFQRAGSLRREKTEDRISTGFSSRSSSSVSVRPFSSVGRRSKLAQEFTAEFLKQAKESSYASWEKNTSSAPAAAKTETVAVSQASPPPSQAPYQPQTSSPIHQPVPLKAPVMPMASQSEEVKSPHVGPRNEEEDSLSDAGTYTIEADIQDRELEEARSKIDQVQPAGAVLQGAPKWMSCWASLADSYTESGPASGLFDIPPQMELSGGARGTIIHKATHSQHHDSTDSDGSRARRILPQVPLGEKSDIPTPSIHVHYDPHSTFDVGESSSVATRSQDSLHRLSVQDDVEPDSLSDASKSDDGSIIEQKRRPLSDTEEKKKEGRLRPTDSAKPTTFYIGSEPKPERGGSNPSTPKTEIKHVTKMFSTATLTKQRGNQDSGKVRPSVSAPILSQTTRSPEPKEGGASTLIRQESFTKERPSNARLPNISSLPVQRGPDIESFQGVCNQDTRSFLKETEDVLAVLEAKLQAGQSEKTPSPIMDSLSAESDVDTSSTVSQQSNKTRPNTVSKKPSVSGFNRERSSASIASQGSSRQTSDQRRTQGADSNNKTEILRRPVGLRRGVGKRDSTDLSDDPQSLPYSDQESNNQTRKKYTVPLQKEDGKASRVSQALNRANSLSAPRPTRASMLRRARLGEASDNEGTETDRLSQEAANAPAKQPQETKKLSRLDMLAMPRKRTSSFNTPSDTEASSTPQWTGRSTGFSNRSTESGSSSVRRASAPMSKPGERQQKAPLSKAPITRGRSSSAKYASSTASSRRRQKGSDYTSTSDEEYDSNQSTPKHKRSQPSSASHSPRHQPRPQPVVALRPKPRSRDSEEENQEGDAFQNWSNHSSEIARLSQDLAKDLAILAREIHDVAGDGDPQNSGAESSAPVSTVTAHEQLVHRIPEAGLNYQRVPPSSASPREPDQSTSDHEQSSRQRAWSRDEVIVDNLVLNPVSQITMAIRENTEQLADKIKVLFQDRMDIWEEIEAKVNSDNDVPVVKTSNKEITSILKELRRVQRQLEVINTVMDPSGQPEASKASASAVSSSSGARSSRAPASRDWRTVHSASKRGGGPRPSESVRRAAVTPDDVRAGYLV comes from the exons CATGAGAAGTACACCAGCCAGTTGCAGCTTAGTATAAAAGCCCTGCAGGCCAAGGCGAAGGAAAAACAGCAGCTCCAGAGCTCAGAGAAGAGCAAAGGCTCTGCTCTCAAACTGCAGGACAGAGCTGAGCGGAAAGCCCAGTCTCTCACAG CTGCCACAGATTCTCCGATATCCAAGCCTACTCCTCTCTATGGCCAACCGTCCTGGTGGGGGGAGGATGAGGACTCAGCCAACAAAAATAAGAACAGAGGTGGAAGATCGCCAGAACAGGAGTCTCCAG AGCCTTCCAAAGACCTGTCCAGATATGAGGTCAACGGTTCTCTGTCAGACAGTCAGGCAAAGTCCATCCTTTCCTACCGCCGGGAGCCCAGCTACTTTGAGATCCCAACAAAAGAATTACAACAGCGACCCGCCAAAAAACTTGAGTCACAGGTTCATGAGGTTCCCACAAAGGACACTCCAGATCCCACTGAGGGTGTCTCTTCCGGCCCCACACCTCCTGTGGTCCAAAGCCACGCCTCCTTCACCATCGAATTTGATGAATGCACGCCAGGTAAAATGAAGATCAAGGACCATGTGACCAAGTTTTCTTTCCGCCAGATGAACAAGCAGTCTTCCACAGAGCTTGTTACCGCACCTACAGAGGTGATGTCAGCGGAGAGCAAAGTTGCTGATTGGCTGGTCCAGAGCAATGCTAccatgatgaggaggaggtcaCAGGCCAAAGACTTGTATAGCACAAACAGTGACCCAACACTCCTGAAGATCACCAAGG CAAACCAACGTGAAGATGGCACTCACAGTGACTCAGGGGATCCTGCAATCAATGGAAGTGATTTCCTCCAATCAGAATCTCAGATTGGGTCCCAGGAGTCTCCACAACCCCTGAGAGCCTCCCCACCACAACGCTTCACCTCCCCTGACTCCGAGGAGCCCTTATCCTGCTCTCCACCTGAGCCTCAGTCCCTATCCAGTCTCGGCAAAGCTGAGCCTCACCAAGCCTTTGTCATTGAATTCTTCGATAATAACTCAAGAAAGAAGCGCTCCCAGTCCTTCACTAATAACACATCCCCACCTGAGCCCTCAGGCCTCAGGGTCCAGCTGGATAAGGTGAGGAAGAGCTCAAGCCCAACTGGGGAGAGACGAGCCCAATCTCCAGCCTCCACCACTCCCCCAACCCAGCGATACACTGTCCCCCTGAAGGGCTCTACTCCCTCAGGCTTCCAAAGAGCTGGTTCTCTACGCAGGGAGAAGACAGAGGACCGTATCAGCACCGGCTTTTCCTCTCGCTCTTCATCATCTGTGTCTGTAAGGCCCTTCAGCAGTGTGGGCCGGAGGTCCAAACTCGCCCAGGAATTCACTGCTGAATTTCTCAAACAAGCAAAGGAGTCCTCTTATGCCAGCTGGGAGAAAAATACATCTAGTGCCCCTGCAGCAGCTAAAACAGAGACAGTGGCAGTATCCCAGgcgagtcctcctccatctcAAGCTCCCTACCAGCCACAGACTTCCTCTCCTATCCACCAGCCTGTTCCCCTCAAGGCCCCTGTGATGCCCATGGCGTCTCAGAGTGAGGAGGTCAAGAGCCCCCATGTTGGCCCCAGGAACGAAGAGGAGGACAGTCTGAGTGACGCAGGAACTTACACCATCGAAGCGGATATTCAAGATAGAGAGCTAGAGGAGGCACGGAGCAAGATAGACCAG GTTCAGCCAGCAGGTGCAGTGTTACAGGGGGCTCCTAAGTGGATGTCTTGCTGGGCCAGCTTGGCAGACAGCTACACAGAATCTGGCCCTGCGTCTGGCCTCTTTGACATCCCTCCCCAGATGGAGCTGTCAGGAGGGG CACGAGGCACAATCATCCACAAGGCCACGCACAGCCAACATCACGACAGCACCGACTCTGACGGATCAAGAGCTCGGCGCATCCTGCCCCAGGTACCGCTGGGGGAGAAGAGTGACATTCCAACTCCCAGCATTCATGTTCATTATGACCCGCATTCGACATTTGATGTAGGAGAGAGTAGCTCGGTGGCCACCCGGTCTCAGGATAGCCTTCACAGGTTGTCAGTGCAGGATGACGTGGAGCCTGACAGCCTGAGTGACGCCAGCAAGTCAGATGATGGTTCCATTATAGAGCAAAAGAGGAGACCACTGTcagacacagaggagaagaaaaaagagggaAGACTGAGACCCACAGACTCAGCCAAGCCTACAACATTCTACATTGGGTCAGAGCCCAAACCTGAACGTGGGGGCTCAAACCCCAGCACTCCCAAgactgaaataaaacatgtaacCAAAATGTTCTCAACAGCCACCCTTACCAAACAGAGAGGGAACCAGGACTCTGGGAAAGTCAGACCCAGTGTGTCGGCTCCTATCTTGAGCCAGACGACACGCAGTCCAGAGCCCAAAGAGGGCGGTGCATCTACTTTAATCAGACAAGAGAGTTTCACCAAGGAGCGGCCAAGCAACGCCAGATTGCCCAACATCTCTAGCTTGCCTGTTCAGAGAGGCCCAGACATTGAATCATTCCAGGGAGTCTGCAATCAGGACACTCGTTCTTTCCTCAAAGAGACGGAGGATGTTCTGGCTGTTCTGGAGGCCAAACTCCAGGCAGGACAGTCGGAAAAAACACCGTCTCCAATAATGGACTCTCTTTCTGCTGAGTCTGATGTGGACACCTCCAGCACAGTCAGCCAACAAAGCAATAAAACCAGGCCAAACACAGTGAGTAAAAAACCCTCTGTGAGTGGCTTCAATAGGGAGAGGTCTTCAGCCAGTATAGCTAGTCAGGGCTCAAGTCGCCAGACATCAGATCAGCGGCGCACCCAAGGAGCAGACAGCAACAATAAGACTGAGATTCTCAGGAGGCCCGTTGGACTGAGACGTGGTGTTGGTAAACGTGACTCCACAGATCTAAGTGACGACCCTCAGAGCTTACCTTACTCTGATCAGGAGTCTAACAACCAAACCCGCAAAAAATACACGGTGCCGCTTCAAAAGGAGGACGGCAAGGCCTCCAGAGTGTCCCAGGCCTTGAATCGTGCCAACAGTTTATCAGCACCAAGACCCACTCGAGCGTCCATGCTCCGCCGGGCTCGCCTGGGAGAAGCTTCAGACAACGAGGGCACTGAGACAGACAGGCTGTCCCAGGAGGCAGCCAATGCCCCAGCTAAGCAACCCCAGGAAACCAAGAAACTCTCCAGGTTGGATATGCTTGCGATGCCTCGTAAGCGGACAAGCTCGTTCAACACGCCCAGCGACACGGAGGCCTCTTCCACACCACAGTGGACAGGCAGGAGCACAGGATTCTCCAACCGCAGCACAGAGTCCGGCAGCAGCTCAGTTCGAAGGGCCTCTGCTCCCATGTCGAAGCCTGGGGAAAGGCAGCAGAAGGCACCGCTCAGCAAGGCACCAATCACTCGCGGACGGTCGAGCAGTGCCAAATATGCCAGCAGCACTGCAA GCTCCAGGAGACGACAGAAAGGCTCTGACTATACGTCTACCTCAGATGAAGAGTATGACTCAAACCAGAGCACTCCTAAACACAAACGCTCCCAACCTTCCTCAGCCTCTCATAGCCCGCGCCATCAGCCTCGGCCCCAGCCGGTGGTCGCCCTGCGTCCGAAACCCCGCAGCAGAGATTCTGAGGAGGAGAACCAAGAAGGAGACGCCTTCCAAAATTGGTCCAATCACAGTTCTGAAATTGCACg GTTGAGTCAAGACCTGGCAAAAGACCTCGCTATCTTGGCCAGAGAGATCCATGACGTGGCAGGTGATGGTGATCCACAAAACTCTGGAGCGGAGAGCAGTGCACCTGTCTCCACTGTGACCGCTCATGAACAA CTGGTTCATCGTATTCCAGAGGCTGGATTAAACTACCAGAGAGTCCCACCGAGTTCTGCGTCTCCAAGGGAACCTGACCAGAGCACAAGTGATCATGAACAGAGCTCCAGGCAGCGAGCTTGGAGCAGAGACGAG GTTATCGTGGACAATCTGGTGCTGAACCCAGTGTCTCAGATCACCATGGCCATCAGAGAAAACACTGAGCAACTTGCTGACAAAATTAA GGTACTGTTCCAGGATAGGATGGATATCTGGGAAGAAATTGAGGCCAAGGTTAATTCTGACAATGATGTTCCTGTTGTCAAAACATCCAACAAG GAGATTACATCTATCTTGAAAGAACTCCGGAGAGTTCAAAGACAACTTGAGG TCATTAATACAGTCATGGATCCCAGTGGGCAGCCTGAAGCATCCAAGGCCTCAGCCTCTGCCGTCTCCTCCTCATCCGGAGCGCGATCCTCCAGAGCTCCTGCCTCTCGAGACTGGAGAACAGTCCACTCTGCCTCCAAACGTGGCGGCGGCCCGAGGCCCAGTGAGAGCGTCAGGAGAGCAGCTGTGACACCTGACGATGTCAGAGCTGGATATTTGGTCTGA